CCTCGGGGCATCCTCCGCTCCGGGGGGCTCCCGGGTGCCGACCCCTCAGCCCCACGCATCTGCCCGCAGCCCTCGGcggtccccagcccccagctccgAGGCGGCGGAGGCTGCGCTAGCCGTTAATGGCCATCatccatttttaatcagaaagaTCACAAGAAAGACGGTAAGCGAATCCTAGTCGCAGGTCCACTTAAATAACATTCCCGGGGAAATCCAATCGCTTAACACGGAGACACCTACGCGAGCGAGAGCCCCCGCGCCCGCCTGGCGGGGACGAGCGCCGCTGCTCGGCTcccggggctcggggggctcgggggctcgggggctcggggggggctcgggggttCGGGGACTCGGGCCCCGCGCGGAGCCTTAACCCTCCCAGCcccggcgggcgcggcgggcgcgggcgggggcgcgggcgggggcggggcgggggcagcgcgGGGCCACGATGCCCTCGGCGGCCGCGCGCGGGCTGCCTCGGCCTCACTGGGCGGCTCCGAGGGCGCGGGGTTAAGGTCGGGAGCTCCCGAGGCCGCCCCGGGGCGAGCCGCCGCCGCCCACGGCAGCCCCGGCGCCTCGGGCTCCTCCTCCCGCCCGAGCGCGGCCGCGGGAGGACGGCTCCGGCCGCAGGTGGCGgaggcgcggcgggcggcgcgcgggGCCCGGCGGAGCCCCGGGGAGGGGCCGACGGCCGCGCGGACGGACGGAGCCCCCAGCCCGCGGCCCCggctcgggctggggctggggctggggctggggctggggctggggctcgggctcgggctcgggcggCGCGGGCCATGTGGGGGCCCGGGGTCAGCGCCGAGGGCCTGCCGGTggcgccgccgctgctgctgctcctgctgctggcgCTGGCGGCGCCctcgcggggcggcgggggctgcgCGGAGCTGGCGTGCGGCGAGCGGGAGCGCTGCTGCGACGCGGCCAACGCCACGGCCGTGCGCTGCTGCAAGCTGCCGCTGCACGCCTTCCTCGACAACGTGGGCTGGTTCGTCCGCAAGCTCTCGGGGCTGCTCATCCTGCTCGTGCTCTTCGCCATCGGCTACTTCCTGCAGCGCATCATCTGCCCCAGCCCGCGCAGGTACCCGCGCGCCCAGGCGCGGCCGGGGccgccgggggccgcggggccgcccgACCGCGGCGACGACGACGACGACTCGCCCGCGCTCCTGCGCGACGAGGCGGCCGCGGGCTCCCAGGACTCGCTGCTGgacagcggcggcggcggcggcggccgggcccggGGGGGCGGGCGCGCGGCCCCCGCCTGCGCCTCGGAGCACGAGCTGCGCGTGGTCCCGCCGGGCTTCCTGCAGCTGCCCAGCTACGAGGAGGTCAAGTACCTGCCCACCTACGAGGAGTCCATGCGGCTGCAGCAGCTCAGCCCCGGGGAGGTCGTGCTGCCCGTGTCGGTGCTCGCGGAGCCCGACGGCGCCCAGGGCCGCTTCCCGCGCATCTGAGCGCCCGCGGCCGCCCGAGGACCGCGCGGACTgagcggggcccggggtggggggggcaggacGGCCTCGGACCCCCCCGGTTGGAGCCCCGGGATCTTCAAGTTTCCCTACGTTTCATTCGGTTCAAGGAAACGTGAGGCGCGCGCGCGGCGGGGGCGACGGCCCAGCTGGGGCGCCCCTCGGCCCGAGCCCCCTCGTAAGTGCCTGGTCCCCGAACGGGCGAGCACACGGGCGCCGTGTAGCGCGGCGGGAGAAGGGCTGTGACCTTAGGGATGCGGGGAAAGGGGCGCAGCgcacgcccccccgcccccccgccccccccccccccggagcggAGGGCGACGAGCCTCGGAGACGGCTGCGCGGCGCGGGGAGCAGCGCCCGGCTCGGGCCCaaccccctccctggccccccgCATCTTCTCCGCCAAGCAGAGTCACGGCTGACGGCTCACCGCATGGGGAGGGACCCCCGTGGTCCCCAGGGAGGTGCTGCACCTGTTGGAAGACGCGGCACTTAGGCCTATCGAAGACCGCATTCGCCCTAAGAGGTACAGGTGGACTTTTGATTTCTCAATAACCGAGAAGACATTTATATTtaacttgtcttttatttttatatttttgccatGTATTGAACGTATCAGGAGTGTATTTGTGCAATTAATGACAAGATAAtcgtctttttctctctttttttttttaaaggccttaaTGGTCTGGAAATTGTCATTATTGTTTAATAAAATATTGGACATGCTTTCATTTACCACTGGGGGGGGGGAAGGCATGGTCAAACAAGAAAACATGTGGCATAAAACACATGAAGGATATCTTATTTTCACTAtttgagaagaatatattttatttttagtactgTGGTATAATATATGACTTTTTGTAATAACTATAGATTGTGTAGCCTAGGTCTTGACTGTATCATTCACCACATAGTTATATGTAGAAATGACTGATACATAGATGCCATACCATGAAGCATGATGTCATgcactttcccctttattttaaagtacattcCACAACAATGATACAAAACAGAAGAACTTGTGACTTCTCTTCAAAGCCATAATTGTGCAAGCAATGTACTCTAGAAGGATTTAGTAAACCTctcgaaagaaaaaaaataaatgtcattgtaTCCGTTTTACCATTCTATGACATGGCCTTTAAGCAAATGGTAATATAAAATACCGTATTGAAATGCATTATGTATAATGTACATATGTGCATTGTCTATGTGCAAGATACACACTGTATACCATATAATTATTACAGTTTATGATTgccatgaaaggaaaagaaaaaggtttcTCTGCTTGGGGAAGGATGAGTGTTACATTAAGAAAGATTTTACACGTGAACCTCACCTATGTATCTAGAAACATTGTTCTTATGGTTGAAAAAGTTTGGCAGTCCTGAGATTATATTAGACGCGATGGATTTAATTAACTTGAGAAGTGATTTAATTGAGAAATTAATTTGAGAAAatgatttaaacttttaaaagtgaATATAAAAAGCCCGACAGTTctaagaaatcttaaaatgtgTGAATAGTAATAGAAGAGAATGGTTTACTCTAAACTTCTAAAAGATAATGACCCTGTCATTAAAATCATTTGAAGTGTTAGTAAAAcatagaaaaacattaaaatatttctctgtgcAAATTGTATCAGATGTGTGACTATGTGGCaatgtattaaaatatgaaatgtgtATCTTTGTTATTTAAAAGCAATTGTAGGTTTTGAATGGCAAAACAATAAGGAAGTGAGACTTTAAATTGAGAATGGTACAAGATGTAATGAAATTACATCATATTGAATAATTGCATATATTCATGTTATTCAAACACCATAAATTTTAGTTACATGTGACTGTTAATACCACCCACCAAACAAACAGGAGTATAGCCATAATCTTTTAAATGATTTATCCTTTGAGGGTATACTGTTTTAGACACTTCTTAAAATTCACCCCATCTGAAACATCAACATAAATATCCAAGTACCAGTATATAAAGTATAGTCTGTATGTTGTTGCTATTACTAGCGTCTTGAGCTTTGCAACAAAAATCTTGTAAAAATACACTTATAAAGTGTATTTCCTTTGCATCAACTATGGAACATTTCTTTCCCTAAAATGCGGAATGTCTATAATGTAACACTTATCATTCAGTGAAGTTCTACTGAATTTTAAAGTTACAACAAATTTTACACTTGTTTTTTTCCTACACATCACTCAAGCTTTTATGCACATctctcatttaataaaaatgagtttgactctggtttttttttcttctttctttttttaaattttttttttttttttactctggttTTTTTCTTGCACTTCATTGATTTACCAAGCACAAGTTTGTGGGGAAAAATTCTGAAAAACTATCCTTGTTATTGATAAGTGAACATGTTTCATGGtaacacacatatataacacTATGTTTATACACACAGAACCTATATATTCATAATGCTGGAATATCTggatagaaacatttttaaaatatttaagggtGGTATCTAGGTGTATCAGTTTTATAAATTTCACCTGGAAGTTAACTATTACCTAGAACTAGTAGGAAACAAATGTAGAAAACATTAATATAGAAAAGTTATTCTCTCACCTAAAAATAATTCATGACGAGatacagattttacttattttcaatattttttatatataggtGAGGgcacagattatatatatatctctataaaATCATCAGTTGCTTAAAAGCatgacttttcatatttttcaatgataaacattatatatgcatacacacatatataaaataatctgtTGCGTAAAAGCAATTTGTTGGTGGTGTTCAATAACAAGGGGAAAATGTCTCCTTGAGATAGAATGATAGTTTCAAGAGGCCATTAATTCAACCATGGAAAATGGCTTTGGCAATTATGCCAAAGGGCATGAGGTGTACTATATAAGGAAAACAAGATTCAATTGTAAAAGCTGAAGGGAATATTAAGGATATGGCCTCAACAGTTTAAAAGGCAGTATGCTAAGTACCTCAATGCTGTACTTGATGTATACAG
The Canis aureus isolate CA01 chromosome 31, VMU_Caureus_v.1.0, whole genome shotgun sequence genome window above contains:
- the C31H3orf80 gene encoding putative membrane protein C3orf80 homolog, which gives rise to MWGPGVSAEGLPVAPPLLLLLLLALAAPSRGGGGCAELACGERERCCDAANATAVRCCKLPLHAFLDNVGWFVRKLSGLLILLVLFAIGYFLQRIICPSPRRYPRAQARPGPPGAAGPPDRGDDDDDSPALLRDEAAAGSQDSLLDSGGGGGGRARGGGRAAPACASEHELRVVPPGFLQLPSYEEVKYLPTYEESMRLQQLSPGEVVLPVSVLAEPDGAQGRFPRI